The following are encoded together in the Kwoniella europaea PYCC6329 chromosome 1, complete sequence genome:
- a CDS encoding thioredoxin-like protein 4A has product MSYFMTHLHSGWHVDQAILVEEDRVVCIRFGHDHDQECMALDETLYGVSEKVQNFAVIYLVDITEVPDFNKMYELYDNCSLMFFYRNKHIMIDLGTGDNNKINWAITDKQELIDIIETVYRGASKGRGLVVSPRDYSTRQKGR; this is encoded by the exons ATGTCGTATTTCATGACCCA CTTGCATTCCGGCTGGCATGTCGACCAAGCGATTCTCGTGGAGGAAGACCGTGTGGTGTGTATACGGTTCGGTCACGATCATGACCAAGAATGTATGGCGTTAGATGAGACTCTGTACGGTGTGTCAGAGAAAGTGCAGAATTTCGCAGTCATCTACCTGGTGGATATAACTGAAGTACCCGATTTCAACAAGATGTACGAGTTGTACGATAATTGCTCGTTGATGTTCTTCTATCG AAACAAGCACATCATGATCGATTTGGGTACGGGTGATAACAACAAGAT AAATTGGGCTATAACCGATAaacaggag TTGATCGACATCATCGAGACTGTGTATAGAGGAGCTTCGAAAGGACGTGGTCTCGTAGTGTCacctcgag atTACTCGACTCGACAGAAAGGCCGATAG